In the genome of Candidatus Marsarchaeota archaeon, one region contains:
- a CDS encoding Hsp20/alpha crystallin family protein, whose protein sequence is MSKKKKSNPNINAPPDIENLIRIIAKTLKETLDSDSISSDFGLDIKAIEGAKKADKDTKHAQSAGQPLPEQPYDPFIETIYKPGAVITVGNMCNAPKDKISVTAFDNGISIEVKWKNGVYSKRVNFEKFVDPSKAEATYKNGVLEITLPVVQLAVAKEAKLSIS, encoded by the coding sequence ATGTCAAAGAAAAAGAAAAGCAACCCGAATATAAACGCGCCCCCTGATATAGAGAATCTGATACGCATAATTGCAAAGACCTTGAAGGAAACCTTGGATTCCGATAGCATAAGCAGCGATTTCGGGCTGGACATAAAAGCCATTGAAGGCGCTAAAAAGGCAGATAAGGATACTAAGCATGCACAGTCCGCAGGCCAGCCCCTGCCTGAGCAGCCATATGACCCGTTCATCGAAACGATCTACAAGCCAGGCGCAGTCATAACCGTTGGAAACATGTGCAATGCGCCGAAGGACAAGATATCCGTAACGGCGTTTGATAATGGCATAAGCATCGAAGTAAAATGGAAAAATGGCGTGTACAGCAAACGGGTAAACTTCGAAAAGTTTGTAGACCCGTCAAAGGCAGAGGCCACATACAAAAACGGCGTTCTTGAAATAACGCTTCCTGTAGTGCAGCTCGCTGTTGCGAAGGAGGCAAAGCTAAGCATAAGCTGA
- the fen gene encoding flap endonuclease-1 translates to MAVDLSKLIVRNKISPKQLSGKIIAIDAYNVLYQFLSIIRQPDGTPLTNSEGKVTSHLSGLFYRSIDLLENNITPIYVFDGIPSKLKMKTIEARVRRREAAYSAWQEAKQHGEIEEARMRAQASTRVDKEIVNSAKSLLSLMGISYIMAPGEGEAQASYMCGEDLVYAAGSQDYDTLLFGSKRVVRNLTFSGRRKLPRKNVYINVDTELISLEETLGNLGITRHQLIWIGIMLGNDFNEGIKGIGPKTALKIAKESASLKDVEARIKEKFGSGFDTDVSEVEALFLKPEVKELSRSELLTMMPKRPDISGIVSFMCDEYGFSKERISKYAERLAELSNVSSQSSISKWL, encoded by the coding sequence TTGGCAGTTGACTTAAGCAAACTCATAGTCAGGAATAAGATATCGCCGAAGCAGCTTTCTGGCAAGATTATTGCAATTGATGCCTATAACGTGCTCTACCAGTTCCTTTCAATAATACGCCAGCCTGACGGGACCCCGCTGACAAATTCAGAAGGCAAGGTCACAAGCCACCTATCTGGGCTTTTCTACAGGAGCATAGACTTGCTGGAGAACAATATAACGCCAATATATGTATTCGATGGGATACCCTCAAAATTAAAGATGAAGACCATAGAGGCGCGGGTCAGAAGGCGCGAAGCGGCTTATTCGGCCTGGCAGGAGGCAAAGCAACATGGCGAGATTGAGGAAGCAAGGATGCGCGCACAAGCCAGCACCCGCGTGGACAAAGAGATAGTAAATAGCGCGAAGAGCCTGCTGAGCCTGATGGGCATATCATACATAATGGCGCCAGGCGAAGGCGAGGCCCAGGCCAGCTATATGTGCGGCGAAGACCTTGTATACGCTGCCGGCAGCCAGGACTACGACACGCTGCTTTTCGGGTCAAAAAGGGTTGTAAGGAACCTGACATTTTCGGGCAGGCGCAAGCTGCCGCGCAAAAACGTATACATAAACGTAGATACGGAGCTGATAAGCCTTGAAGAAACCCTCGGCAACCTTGGAATAACAAGGCACCAGCTTATCTGGATAGGAATAATGCTAGGTAACGATTTCAATGAAGGCATTAAGGGCATAGGCCCAAAGACCGCGTTGAAAATAGCAAAAGAATCAGCGAGCCTAAAAGACGTCGAGGCCCGCATAAAGGAGAAATTCGGTTCTGGCTTTGACACTGACGTAAGCGAGGTAGAAGCGCTTTTTCTTAAGCCCGAAGTCAAGGAGCTAAGCAGAAGCGAGCTTCTGACGATGATGCCAAAAAGGCCTGACATAAGCGGCATCGTATCGTTCATGTGCGATGAATATGGATTTTCAAAGGAAAGGATCAGCAAATACGCAGAAAGGCTGGCAGAGCTGAGCAATGTCTCAAGCCAGAGCAGCATATCAAAGTGGCTATGA
- a CDS encoding multiprotein bridging factor aMBF1, whose amino-acid sequence MEECELCGKQTDEIYVVSVEDVELRVCSSCAKGKIVVSKPSQQKKQKPFISERKAAAKDDELELIENYGKAISAARNAMKLPIKTLAEMINEKEAFLVRVEAEKTTPPAKLVKKLEKALGIKLYANAKAEPQEHASKKPQTATLSDYLEPKE is encoded by the coding sequence ATGGAGGAGTGTGAACTTTGCGGAAAGCAAACTGATGAGATTTATGTTGTTTCAGTAGAGGACGTGGAGCTTAGGGTATGCAGCTCATGCGCTAAGGGCAAGATCGTAGTTTCAAAGCCCAGCCAGCAGAAAAAGCAGAAGCCTTTCATATCCGAAAGGAAAGCTGCGGCAAAAGACGATGAGCTGGAGCTTATTGAAAATTACGGGAAAGCCATAAGCGCCGCAAGGAATGCCATGAAGCTTCCTATAAAAACACTCGCAGAGATGATAAACGAAAAGGAAGCGTTCCTAGTGAGGGTCGAGGCCGAAAAAACCACTCCGCCTGCAAAGCTTGTAAAAAAGCTTGAGAAGGCCCTTGGCATAAAGCTTTATGCAAACGCCAAGGCAGAGCCGCAGGAGCATGCATCGAAAAAGCCCCAGACTGCAACACTGAGCGACTACCTCGAGCCGAAAGAATAG
- a CDS encoding site-2 protease family protein has protein sequence MIKKRNASYRAIFSIIIAAITFAVIYFDYYASYIGIVAQLALAALVLVASGLAIRTSMGFKGGYGVYMLSGKHGISQVDAIAKSSPDFWNALAMWGMVLGFGLLSYPLLRGRGGKKIFAVGIISIFLIIIFVLPFLSYALIFISLPRFDLLSNSAFSTSLPTPGMLLGNFVSGGIYEYALRAIIIVTGFSGYIVILLLANAGLVVSSLIKSISISSLAPLHSQTPGVAPVIPGIDLPLVSGILSLAIILIIHEFSHGILARNFKVKLKSIGLLIFGVIPIGAFVEPDDKEVNRLDHAKQNRIFSAGISANMLAMVIFLIPMLVLLPYILHNVYGSGVFVYSTIKGYPAYGVIKPGTEIYSWDNHAISNITQLQSIAGLDRVGSLVSVSTSTGNYTFVAKSYNSSSDMGLIGVDLYEKYFPLTNTGAKSVAYFFYSLFGISFMLNFLVAVVNLLPVPGFDGWRIYANSISSKKVLNALTAIVIIALLVNVLPWI, from the coding sequence ATGATTAAAAAGCGAAATGCCTCCTACCGTGCCATTTTCTCTATAATTATCGCAGCAATAACCTTTGCAGTAATATACTTTGATTATTATGCGAGCTATATAGGCATAGTGGCCCAGCTTGCCCTGGCTGCGCTGGTGCTGGTAGCTTCAGGCCTCGCGATACGCACGAGTATGGGGTTCAAGGGAGGATATGGAGTCTACATGCTTAGCGGAAAGCATGGCATCTCGCAGGTTGATGCAATTGCAAAATCCAGCCCTGACTTCTGGAACGCGCTTGCCATGTGGGGCATGGTCCTTGGGTTCGGGCTGCTTTCTTACCCGCTGCTCAGGGGCAGGGGCGGAAAGAAGATTTTCGCAGTTGGCATAATCAGCATATTTCTTATAATAATTTTCGTACTGCCGTTCCTTTCATATGCCCTGATATTTATAAGTCTGCCAAGATTCGACCTGCTTTCAAATTCTGCCTTCTCCACGTCATTGCCCACGCCTGGAATGCTGCTTGGCAATTTCGTCTCTGGCGGTATTTACGAATACGCGCTGCGTGCAATCATAATCGTAACAGGGTTCTCAGGCTACATTGTCATATTGCTCCTGGCCAATGCAGGCCTTGTTGTAAGCTCGCTGATAAAGTCAATATCCATAAGCTCGCTTGCACCGCTGCATTCGCAGACGCCAGGGGTTGCCCCAGTCATACCAGGCATAGATCTGCCGCTTGTGAGCGGCATACTCTCGCTTGCAATAATATTGATAATACACGAATTTTCACACGGCATACTTGCAAGGAATTTCAAGGTTAAGCTCAAGTCGATAGGCCTGCTTATATTCGGCGTTATACCAATAGGCGCTTTTGTGGAGCCTGATGACAAGGAGGTAAACAGGCTGGACCATGCAAAGCAGAACAGGATTTTCTCTGCAGGCATATCTGCGAACATGCTTGCAATGGTGATCTTCCTGATACCTATGCTTGTGCTGCTGCCGTATATATTGCATAATGTTTATGGCAGCGGCGTTTTCGTATATTCCACAATCAAGGGCTATCCGGCCTATGGAGTGATAAAGCCAGGCACTGAGATATACAGCTGGGACAACCACGCAATAAGCAACATAACGCAGCTGCAGAGCATTGCAGGCTTGGACAGGGTTGGCTCGCTGGTAAGCGTTTCTACAAGCACTGGAAACTACACCTTTGTGGCCAAGTCCTACAATTCCTCTTCGGATATGGGCCTCATAGGCGTGGACCTGTATGAAAAGTACTTCCCCCTGACAAATACCGGAGCTAAAAGCGTGGCATACTTCTTCTATTCGCTGTTCGGGATATCGTTTATGCTAAACTTCCTCGTGGCAGTGGTGAACCTGCTGCCTGTGCCTGGATTTGACGGCTGGCGCATATATGCAAACAGCATAAGCAGCAAAAAGGTGCTGAATGCGCTAACTGCTATAGTGATAATCGCGCTGCTTGTGAATGTGCTGCCTTGGATATGA
- a CDS encoding metallophosphoesterase produces MMLGEDIELLDGLPIAFIKSLNALAVADIHLGYEGVMAKRGVLIPKVNFNKMTESISKAIAKTNASTLIVDGDIKNEFSKVDEEEFNELYDFIMFAKGKGIKPILIKGNHDNFVERYKEPFKLEVHRQQARMGKYLFFHGEEMPEIGKAERGVKTLIMGHEHPAIGIINAIGNRERLKCFLHGSYKGKSLLVLPALNYLAGGTEVNIVPYEELLSPIFSHVSIDKMHAIAIGYGSTIDFGEIRNLRRIAYE; encoded by the coding sequence ATGATGCTTGGGGAAGACATTGAACTTCTTGACGGGCTTCCAATCGCATTCATAAAAAGCCTTAATGCCCTTGCCGTTGCGGACATCCATCTGGGATATGAAGGCGTAATGGCGAAGCGCGGGGTCCTAATTCCAAAGGTAAATTTCAATAAAATGACGGAATCTATAAGCAAGGCGATAGCTAAGACAAACGCAAGCACGCTGATAGTGGACGGCGACATAAAGAACGAATTTTCGAAAGTGGACGAAGAGGAATTCAACGAGCTGTACGACTTCATCATGTTTGCAAAAGGCAAAGGCATAAAGCCAATACTGATAAAGGGAAACCACGACAATTTCGTGGAGCGCTATAAGGAGCCTTTCAAGCTTGAGGTTCACAGGCAGCAGGCACGCATGGGCAAATACCTGTTCTTCCATGGGGAGGAGATGCCGGAAATCGGAAAGGCTGAGAGAGGCGTAAAGACCTTAATAATGGGCCATGAGCATCCTGCAATAGGCATAATCAATGCGATAGGCAATCGCGAAAGGCTTAAGTGCTTCCTCCATGGCTCGTACAAGGGCAAGTCTCTCCTGGTTCTTCCTGCACTCAACTATCTTGCAGGCGGAACAGAGGTAAACATAGTGCCATACGAAGAGCTGCTTTCCCCAATATTTTCGCATGTAAGCATAGACAAGATGCATGCGATAGCCATAGGCTACGGCTCTACGATAGACTTCGGCGAAATAAGGAATCTGCGCAGGATAGCCTATGAATAG
- a CDS encoding ATP-dependent helicase has product MEPFSAEESLSGMNKYVREWFESHFKELTLPQRFAFKLIREQNNVLITAPTGSGKTLSGFVSILGDLFDMAANGTLAEEVYCIYISPLRALNNDIYRNLIKPLEDIYSIVDKERAGTKHVTIAVRTGDTPQSERRAQLIHPPNILVTTPESLAILINSEKYMQKMSNVKYIIIDEIHELANNKRGAHLSLSIERLSNLIGHDFVRIGLGATLYPLEEAAKFLVGYKNGKPKDCKIVDASWSKKLDVITISPVEDMIYTPDEKVEKEMYNDINKIIKSSKTTLIFTNTRSGTERVVFNLKKKFGYKDEIAAHHGSLSRDSRLEVEELLKAGSLKCAVSSTSLELGVDIGSIDNVIQLGSPKSITRALQRIGRAGHQYKSTAKGEIIVLNRDDLVECSVMLDAALKRHLDSFTVPKNALDVLAQHIMGMSLNKKWDVKEAFEVIRSAYPYSSLAYEDYISTLKYLAGEYVGLESRRVYGKIWYDEKEGMFGRRGKFAKPIYMLNLGTIPDEVAVNVLDAKSKKWLGNIEEEFLTRLKQGDIFTLGGRLYRFEYAKGMKCYVSDAKSSTPTIPPWFSEQLPLSYELAMEIGRFRRTMAESIVKSGVRAKSKPRLSGRMPKESSDVLKSMPIERKAAKAIYNYFVEQLLFAGIVPNDKLMLVEITKDPQKGQNIVVFHSLYGRRINDALSRIIAIHIGRALGIDVGIMINDNGFLVTTEIPLGAKDLENAINASVSKDPVQLLRANIRRTEIMKRRFRHVAARSFMILRNYKGWKQPVGKQQINAQLLIKAVESIDKNFPVLKETYREIFEEVMDLPRTKQVLASMAANETEYKIIKTQVPSPFAHSMLTFGHADAILMKERHEYLRYLHKLVLKRIKANA; this is encoded by the coding sequence ATGGAACCATTTTCTGCTGAGGAATCGCTAAGCGGCATGAACAAATACGTCAGGGAATGGTTTGAGTCCCATTTTAAGGAGCTGACATTGCCGCAGAGGTTTGCGTTCAAGCTCATCAGGGAGCAAAACAACGTGCTGATAACCGCTCCGACAGGCTCAGGCAAAACGCTTTCTGGCTTCGTCTCGATCCTTGGGGACCTGTTCGACATGGCAGCCAATGGCACCCTTGCAGAGGAAGTGTATTGCATATACATATCCCCTCTGCGCGCACTGAATAACGACATATACAGGAATCTGATAAAGCCGTTGGAAGATATTTACAGCATAGTCGATAAGGAGCGCGCAGGCACAAAGCACGTTACAATAGCGGTAAGGACTGGAGATACCCCGCAATCAGAGCGCCGCGCCCAGCTCATACACCCTCCCAACATATTGGTAACAACGCCTGAAAGCCTTGCAATACTGATAAATTCTGAGAAGTACATGCAAAAAATGTCAAACGTAAAGTATATAATCATAGACGAGATACATGAGCTGGCCAACAACAAGCGCGGCGCGCATCTATCGCTGTCCATAGAAAGGCTTTCCAACCTTATAGGCCACGATTTCGTAAGGATTGGCCTCGGCGCAACGCTGTATCCGCTCGAAGAGGCAGCAAAATTCCTTGTAGGCTATAAGAACGGAAAGCCGAAGGACTGCAAGATAGTCGATGCATCATGGAGCAAAAAGCTCGACGTGATTACCATAAGCCCGGTAGAAGACATGATATACACCCCCGACGAAAAGGTGGAAAAGGAGATGTATAACGACATAAACAAAATCATAAAGTCCAGCAAAACAACACTGATATTTACAAACACCAGAAGCGGCACGGAGCGCGTAGTGTTCAACTTAAAGAAAAAATTCGGGTATAAGGATGAGATAGCCGCGCATCACGGCTCTCTGTCAAGGGATTCGAGGCTTGAAGTGGAGGAGCTGCTAAAGGCAGGCTCACTCAAATGCGCGGTTTCTTCTACCAGCCTGGAACTCGGCGTGGACATAGGCAGCATAGACAATGTGATCCAGCTCGGCTCCCCAAAAAGCATTACGCGCGCCCTGCAGAGGATTGGCAGGGCAGGCCATCAGTATAAGTCCACTGCGAAGGGCGAGATCATAGTGCTGAATAGGGACGACCTTGTGGAATGCAGCGTTATGCTCGATGCTGCGCTCAAGCGCCATCTGGATTCCTTTACTGTGCCAAAGAACGCCCTTGACGTGCTTGCCCAGCACATAATGGGGATGTCCCTAAACAAGAAATGGGACGTGAAAGAGGCATTTGAAGTAATAAGGTCAGCATACCCGTACTCAAGCCTAGCTTACGAGGACTACATAAGCACGCTCAAGTACCTGGCAGGCGAATACGTTGGCCTGGAGAGCAGGCGCGTATACGGCAAGATATGGTATGACGAGAAGGAAGGTATGTTCGGCAGGCGCGGCAAGTTTGCAAAGCCGATATATATGCTCAACCTCGGCACTATACCGGACGAAGTAGCGGTAAACGTGCTCGACGCAAAGTCAAAGAAATGGCTCGGCAACATAGAGGAGGAATTCCTTACGAGGCTTAAGCAGGGCGATATATTCACGCTGGGCGGCAGGCTGTACAGGTTCGAATATGCCAAGGGCATGAAATGTTATGTATCCGACGCAAAGAGCAGCACCCCTACGATACCTCCGTGGTTCTCTGAGCAGTTGCCCCTGAGCTATGAGCTTGCAATGGAGATAGGCCGCTTCAGGCGCACAATGGCCGAAAGCATAGTGAAAAGCGGCGTGCGCGCCAAATCAAAGCCGAGGCTGTCGGGCCGCATGCCAAAGGAATCGTCCGACGTGCTCAAAAGCATGCCGATAGAGCGCAAGGCTGCAAAAGCCATATACAACTATTTCGTCGAACAGCTGCTTTTTGCCGGAATAGTTCCAAACGACAAGCTGATGCTTGTAGAGATAACAAAAGACCCTCAAAAAGGCCAAAACATCGTGGTTTTCCACTCATTGTACGGCAGGCGCATAAATGATGCACTCTCAAGGATAATAGCGATACACATAGGCAGGGCGCTTGGCATAGACGTAGGGATAATGATAAACGACAACGGCTTCCTTGTCACTACCGAGATTCCCCTTGGCGCGAAGGACTTGGAAAACGCGATCAACGCCTCTGTTTCAAAGGACCCGGTGCAGCTTCTGAGGGCAAACATACGCAGGACAGAAATAATGAAGCGCAGGTTCAGGCATGTTGCTGCGCGCAGTTTCATGATACTGAGAAATTACAAAGGCTGGAAGCAGCCAGTTGGAAAGCAGCAGATAAACGCGCAGTTGCTAATAAAGGCTGTGGAGAGCATAGACAAGAATTTTCCCGTACTGAAAGAGACGTACAGGGAGATTTTCGAAGAAGTGATGGATCTTCCCAGGACAAAGCAGGTTCTCGCAAGCATGGCCGCAAATGAAACCGAATACAAAATCATAAAGACGCAGGTTCCATCCCCATTCGCGCACTCGATGCTGACCTTCGGGCATGCCGATGCAATACTGATGAAGGAGAGGCACGAATACCTGCGCTACCTCCACAAGCTCGTGTTAAAAAGGATAAAGGCGAATGCTTAA
- a CDS encoding 4Fe-4S dicluster domain-containing protein, whose translation MQVYVDKPLCTGCQHCKDVCPVAVFELRDRKNIEEVNKDSAPENAQWKGVSDQSVIDKWSKVEDGHKHFADTNDGTSGGISVAVNGEACILCQACLIQCEGECIHIIDDSGTEYKSIYA comes from the coding sequence ATGCAAGTGTATGTCGATAAGCCGCTATGCACAGGATGCCAGCATTGCAAGGATGTTTGCCCTGTGGCAGTGTTCGAGCTCAGGGATAGGAAGAACATTGAGGAAGTGAACAAGGACTCAGCTCCAGAGAACGCCCAATGGAAAGGGGTAAGTGACCAGTCTGTCATAGACAAATGGTCTAAGGTTGAGGACGGCCATAAGCATTTTGCCGATACAAATGACGGCACAAGCGGCGGCATATCAGTTGCAGTCAACGGCGAAGCGTGCATACTTTGCCAGGCGTGCCTCATACAATGCGAAGGGGAATGCATACACATAATCGACGATTCAGGAACTGAATATAAATCGATATATGCGTAA
- a CDS encoding 30S ribosomal protein S5, with translation MRRQYNNQERKQEFDREAWEPITELGKLVKSGSITSIEQIYAMGKSIEENGIVDVLLPNLQSEVVEIRSVQRMTRNNRKQKFRATAIVGDGNGHVGVGAAKDIEVKAAIDGAIIAAKRNIIPVMMGCGSWQCTCGQNHSLPFIVKGKCGSIEVLLKPAPKGLGVVASKHVKRMLELAGVKDVWSFSKGRTRTTYNVLMAVSDAFKRTISMKNLSATSKAQ, from the coding sequence TTGAGAAGGCAATATAATAATCAAGAGAGGAAGCAGGAATTTGACAGGGAAGCCTGGGAGCCAATAACCGAGCTGGGCAAGCTTGTAAAAAGCGGAAGCATAACAAGCATAGAGCAAATCTATGCAATGGGCAAAAGCATAGAAGAAAATGGAATAGTAGATGTTCTGCTGCCGAATCTGCAGAGCGAAGTAGTTGAAATAAGAAGCGTGCAGAGGATGACACGAAACAACAGAAAGCAGAAATTCCGCGCAACTGCGATTGTCGGAGACGGCAATGGGCATGTCGGAGTGGGCGCTGCGAAGGACATAGAAGTTAAGGCGGCCATAGACGGGGCAATTATCGCTGCGAAGCGCAACATAATCCCGGTGATGATGGGCTGCGGGTCCTGGCAATGCACCTGCGGGCAGAATCACAGCCTTCCGTTTATAGTCAAAGGCAAGTGCGGAAGCATAGAGGTTTTGCTCAAGCCAGCGCCGAAAGGCCTTGGCGTTGTGGCAAGCAAGCACGTCAAGAGAATGCTTGAGCTTGCGGGCGTAAAAGATGTTTGGAGCTTCTCAAAAGGCAGGACAAGGACAACGTACAACGTGCTAATGGCAGTATCCGACGCATTCAAGCGCACAATAAGCATGAAAAACCTAAGTGCAACATCCAAAGCACAATAA
- a CDS encoding 50S ribosomal protein L18, with protein MAFKKRRSKALTNYKKRIALLKSGSTRLVVRKSNRQITLQLVGYEPNGDKIKAAAYSSELSSLGWLPKCNIPTAYLTGMLLAKKAQKAGFSGECILDIGLYKPISGNVVFSAAKGFVDGGMSLKSNIEMDENRISGKHIMQYAVEGSAKKGHSEFSEYEKAKINVKELDKLFESVKKKINSE; from the coding sequence ATGGCATTCAAAAAAAGACGTTCTAAAGCGCTTACCAACTACAAGAAGCGCATAGCGCTTTTGAAAAGCGGTTCGACGAGGCTGGTCGTAAGGAAGTCGAACAGGCAGATAACGCTACAGCTAGTGGGCTATGAGCCTAACGGCGACAAGATAAAAGCTGCAGCATACTCATCGGAGCTGTCGAGTTTGGGATGGCTTCCGAAATGCAATATCCCAACGGCTTATTTGACCGGCATGCTGCTCGCCAAAAAAGCGCAGAAGGCTGGATTTTCAGGAGAATGCATACTTGATATAGGCCTGTACAAGCCCATAAGCGGCAATGTGGTATTCTCAGCTGCGAAGGGCTTTGTGGACGGCGGCATGAGCCTGAAATCAAACATAGAGATGGATGAAAACCGAATTTCCGGCAAGCACATCATGCAATATGCAGTTGAAGGCTCCGCAAAGAAAGGCCATTCGGAATTTTCCGAATATGAGAAGGCGAAAATAAATGTAAAGGAGCTTGACAAGCTATTCGAAAGCGTTAAGAAAAAGATAAATTCAGAGTGA
- the rpl19e gene encoding 50S ribosomal protein L19e (interacts with several domains of 23S rRNA), translated as MSVKLTKRTASLIMHRGMSSIRIKPTALEDATKAITRDDVKALIKNGSIYAIKEKHNVSRYGKELRVKRNAGRKRGKGKRKGTMKARTATGYVKKIRAQRRILETLKSEKSITNEMYKELYALVKGGTFQTKASLLNHIRSKGLNIDDATYNKLKHS; from the coding sequence ATGAGCGTAAAACTTACGAAGAGGACGGCAAGCCTTATAATGCACAGGGGAATGAGCAGCATAAGGATAAAGCCGACAGCGCTTGAGGATGCTACCAAGGCAATAACGCGCGATGACGTAAAGGCATTAATCAAGAACGGAAGCATATATGCGATCAAGGAAAAGCACAATGTCAGCAGGTACGGCAAGGAGCTCAGAGTAAAAAGAAATGCCGGAAGAAAGCGCGGCAAGGGCAAGCGCAAGGGCACGATGAAGGCAAGGACTGCAACCGGCTACGTGAAGAAGATTCGCGCGCAAAGGCGCATATTGGAAACGCTTAAATCAGAGAAAAGCATAACAAACGAGATGTATAAGGAGCTATACGCGCTTGTAAAGGGCGGCACATTCCAGACTAAGGCATCATTGCTTAACCATATAAGGAGCAAAGGCCTAAACATCGACGATGCAACCTATAACAAGCTCAAGCATTCCTGA
- a CDS encoding eL32 family ribosomal protein yields MKEGKLPAKKTHSKFNVPNYGAKKRKRVKSRWRKPRGQDSKKRIKRDFMGAEPTIGYKNPSAVAGIRADGKRLMLVHNQAELASMLHDPEIGSYDIVIAHSVGLKKRKEITQLAMSNGVKVANGVRK; encoded by the coding sequence ATGAAAGAAGGAAAATTGCCAGCAAAAAAAACCCACTCAAAATTCAACGTGCCCAACTACGGCGCCAAGAAAAGGAAAAGGGTTAAGTCCAGGTGGCGCAAGCCCCGGGGCCAGGACAGCAAAAAGCGCATAAAGAGGGATTTCATGGGCGCAGAGCCTACAATCGGCTACAAAAACCCTTCGGCTGTTGCAGGCATAAGGGCTGATGGGAAAAGGCTGATGCTCGTGCATAACCAGGCAGAGCTGGCGAGCATGCTGCACGACCCGGAAATCGGGTCTTACGACATAGTAATAGCCCATTCGGTAGGCCTTAAAAAGCGCAAGGAGATAACGCAGCTTGCTATGTCAAACGGTGTCAAAGTTGCAAATGGTGTTAGGAAATGA
- the rplF gene encoding 50S ribosomal protein L6, whose translation MHELKLENGLSASVSGDAVSIKGPLGSNQRQFNSSLLSVKADSGKLIIEPIGAGKLRKKAEIASYSLYKELQNDAKGVQKYFEIEMEAIYAHFPLTMEVKGQEFIIKNLFGERYPRKAEIVGNTKAEIKEKKLRLYGTKLDDVAQTAANIRQACKLKHKDERVFQDGVYYSIG comes from the coding sequence ATGCATGAACTAAAGCTTGAAAATGGTCTGAGTGCATCGGTTTCTGGAGATGCGGTAAGCATAAAAGGCCCATTGGGCAGCAACCAGCGCCAGTTCAACAGCTCGCTGCTCAGCGTTAAGGCGGATTCTGGCAAGCTCATAATCGAGCCCATAGGCGCGGGCAAGCTGCGCAAAAAGGCGGAAATCGCATCGTACTCGCTCTACAAGGAGCTTCAGAACGATGCAAAAGGCGTGCAAAAATACTTCGAAATAGAGATGGAAGCGATATATGCCCATTTCCCTCTTACAATGGAGGTCAAGGGGCAGGAGTTCATAATAAAAAATCTCTTCGGCGAAAGATATCCAAGGAAGGCCGAAATCGTCGGAAACACGAAGGCAGAGATAAAGGAAAAGAAGCTTAGGCTCTACGGCACGAAATTGGATGACGTTGCACAGACAGCAGCGAACATACGCCAGGCATGCAAGCTAAAGCACAAGGACGAAAGGGTATTCCAGGACGGTGTCTACTACTCAATAGGTTGA
- a CDS encoding 30S ribosomal protein S8, with translation MVDRLADAINKIKTNERIGRFECSIYSTKLIKSLMDVLKAEGYISGYEEFNDRYARMLKVKLSNKINSIGVVKPHYSLSKNDIQKYEERYIPSKDFGILIISTSKGLVTNKQARESSIGGRLIAYVY, from the coding sequence ATGGTAGACAGGCTTGCAGACGCTATAAACAAGATAAAGACTAACGAGCGGATAGGCAGGTTCGAGTGCAGCATATACTCGACAAAGCTCATCAAATCGCTCATGGATGTGCTAAAAGCTGAAGGCTACATAAGCGGCTATGAGGAATTCAACGACAGGTACGCCCGCATGCTCAAGGTAAAGCTGTCGAACAAGATAAACAGCATAGGCGTAGTGAAGCCCCACTACTCGCTTTCGAAGAACGATATACAGAAATATGAAGAGCGCTATATACCGAGCAAGGATTTCGGCATATTGATAATATCAACCTCCAAGGGGCTTGTGACCAACAAGCAGGCACGAGAGTCTTCAATCGGAGGCAGGCTGATAGCATATGTATACTGA
- a CDS encoding 30S ribosomal protein S14, with protein sequence MKVRPEERFKGKGIRKCRICGTSRALIREHNLYICKRCFREVAKELNFKKYG encoded by the coding sequence ATGAAGGTAAGACCTGAAGAAAGATTCAAGGGCAAAGGAATTAGGAAATGCAGGATATGCGGCACCAGCCGTGCGCTTATAAGGGAGCACAATCTTTACATATGCAAAAGGTGCTTCCGCGAAGTCGCAAAGGAGCTGAATTTCAAGAAGTATGGTTGA